The uncultured Methanomethylovorans sp. genome contains a region encoding:
- a CDS encoding radical SAM protein: protein MRVYDKSVIKINAEIENGKVVLESEGALNPIAKPIIGRINNIFQEEKPICVDEDNIVFSTWVPPIPGEVFNRLVSAEISSILKKRVPDQFSIGITSRCPNNCIHCGASDIVTKEELTIEQINTTVSQAIELGSYYLSFDGGETMMRNDLTEMVRAVDKNKAIVTCFTSGFRLSEERAKDLKAAGLYATHISIDSPREEEHDRVRGRKGAFKDSLQGIKSTLEAGMLADMFVVVSPHNIDDLDDFYGLAEDLGMHELSIYEIVAVGRWLEHENEVISDSDVKMLGRFQKEKNRKIGGPRVTALPYFMGPDQFGCFAGRRWMHVTAGGDVLPCAYTPLSFGNVVEEGLDTIWKRMGQHEAYRKHAEFCKMRDQAFRQKYIHIIPKDAPLPLRMDKL, encoded by the coding sequence ATGCGAGTATACGATAAATCAGTTATCAAGATAAATGCTGAGATTGAAAATGGAAAAGTAGTGCTTGAAAGCGAAGGAGCATTAAATCCTATTGCAAAACCCATTATCGGAAGAATTAATAATATCTTTCAGGAAGAGAAACCCATATGTGTTGATGAAGACAATATAGTTTTTTCAACATGGGTGCCTCCTATACCGGGTGAGGTTTTCAATAGGCTAGTAAGCGCAGAAATAAGCTCTATTCTTAAAAAAAGAGTTCCCGATCAGTTTTCCATTGGAATAACCTCCAGATGTCCCAATAATTGCATACACTGTGGTGCTTCTGACATAGTGACAAAGGAGGAACTTACTATTGAGCAGATCAATACTACAGTATCGCAGGCTATTGAACTTGGTTCTTACTATCTTTCCTTTGATGGCGGTGAGACTATGATGCGCAACGACCTTACTGAAATGGTAAGGGCTGTGGATAAGAACAAAGCTATTGTCACCTGCTTTACTTCCGGGTTCAGACTTAGTGAAGAAAGGGCTAAGGATTTGAAGGCTGCCGGACTTTATGCTACACATATTAGTATTGATAGTCCCCGGGAAGAGGAACATGATCGCGTACGCGGCCGTAAAGGGGCTTTTAAGGACAGTTTGCAGGGTATTAAGAGTACTTTAGAAGCAGGCATGTTAGCTGATATGTTTGTAGTAGTTTCTCCTCATAATATTGATGATCTTGATGATTTCTATGGGCTTGCCGAGGATCTGGGTATGCATGAATTGTCTATATATGAAATTGTTGCAGTGGGTCGCTGGCTGGAACATGAAAATGAGGTTATCTCAGATTCTGATGTAAAGATGCTAGGCAGGTTCCAGAAGGAGAAAAACAGGAAAATTGGAGGTCCGAGGGTAACGGCTCTTCCATATTTTATGGGTCCTGACCAGTTCGGTTGTTTCGCTGGCAGAAGGTGGATGCACGTCACAGCAGGTGGAGATGTTCTTCCATGTGCGTATACGCCTCTTTCTTTTGGGAATGTAGTGGAAGAAGGGTTGGATACTATATGGAAACGTATGGGGCAACATGAAGCTTACAGGAAACACGCGGAATTTTGTAAGATGCGAGACCAGGCTTTCAGGCAAAAATACATTCATATTATTCCCAAAGATGCCCCTTTGCCATTGAGGATGGATAAACTTTAA
- the ahaH gene encoding ATP synthase archaeal subunit H, with protein sequence MAKDKILSEIKQAEANARKMVDGALKEKAERTAKARVEAREIVKQAEVDALKSAQSTLRSAEHELSSEKEKIIGKGKEEAALIAKNAQTKVDKAVESLITEFERAIHA encoded by the coding sequence ATGGCTAAAGATAAAATCTTATCAGAAATTAAACAAGCAGAAGCCAATGCACGGAAGATGGTGGATGGTGCCTTAAAGGAAAAAGCTGAACGTACTGCCAAAGCCCGTGTTGAAGCTAGGGAAATCGTCAAGCAGGCCGAGGTGGATGCTCTAAAGTCCGCTCAGAGCACTCTTAGGTCTGCCGAACACGAGCTCTCTTCCGAAAAGGAGAAGATCATCGGAAAGGGTAAAGAAGAAGCAGCCCTTATTGCAAAAAATGCGCAGACCAAAGTGGATAAGGCTGTAGAGAGCCTCATAACTGAATTTGAGAGGGCAATACATGCTTAA
- a CDS encoding V-type ATP synthase subunit I, with translation MLKPRQMSRVLVVGHKDILEGTVNALYKTNLFHIEDFIEDESGLKIGKPFGDIDTLSQKLIKIRSIATFLGITDEACNTQKTDVVMQKLNSTLDMLEKDVSSKTEKRVEIESKIKELESLRRDVLPFVGIPLNLDLYRGYESLAAFAGVIKGEVETEISNITGSYELFSDPKSGSIVLFVPKAYADAVSKSLSGFGYRELKVPDVAGMPSDILSTVESQKESLLKQIESIDSDVIALKSKYLDFIQASNEMLSIETAKSEAPLRIATSESTFLIEGWVPSDSYRALEEEVTRATNGRAFVTQQEIEHKDEPNIPVEYDNPKIVRPLEEIMNLYARPRYKELDPTAIMFLSFPLFYGMILGDIGYALILFILALLVKKMVKSDAVKPIMNILIYCQISTAIFGILYGEFLGFPLASLEIHEGLETVIEPGLIPGFSTINLFASPFGGEMITYPVHRTHLVMTLIVATALIGLIHINIGYILGFINENRKHGFSAALLEKGSWLVIEIGILLGALGYANVLPSVMTYAGIIVFLIGFVMLLKGEGIKGPVELPSLLSNSLSYTRIIAVGLSSIYIASTINNIVFKMMWPDSFGIMTVFAILVFIFGHALNTVLSIIAPGLHALRLQYVEFFGKFYEGGGRKYNPFGYIRKYTEEQ, from the coding sequence ATGCTTAAGCCAAGGCAGATGAGTCGTGTTCTTGTAGTTGGCCATAAAGACATTCTTGAAGGAACTGTCAATGCCCTTTACAAGACCAATTTGTTCCATATCGAGGACTTTATTGAGGATGAATCTGGCCTGAAAATTGGTAAACCCTTTGGTGATATAGACACTCTTTCACAGAAATTGATCAAGATAAGGTCTATTGCGACTTTTCTTGGGATAACGGATGAAGCTTGCAATACTCAAAAGACTGATGTGGTAATGCAAAAGCTAAATTCGACTCTGGACATGCTTGAGAAAGACGTTTCATCAAAAACCGAAAAAAGGGTTGAAATTGAGTCCAAAATTAAGGAACTGGAATCCCTAAGACGAGATGTGCTTCCTTTTGTTGGAATTCCTCTTAACCTGGATTTATACCGTGGCTATGAAAGTTTAGCTGCTTTTGCCGGTGTTATCAAGGGCGAAGTGGAAACTGAAATATCAAATATCACTGGTTCTTATGAGCTTTTTTCAGATCCCAAATCCGGATCAATTGTTCTCTTTGTTCCCAAGGCGTATGCTGATGCAGTTTCGAAGTCATTATCAGGCTTTGGATATCGGGAGCTTAAAGTTCCGGATGTGGCTGGCATGCCTTCAGATATTCTTTCAACGGTCGAAAGTCAAAAGGAAAGTCTTTTGAAACAGATCGAATCAATAGATTCAGATGTAATAGCCTTGAAATCAAAGTATCTTGATTTTATTCAGGCCAGCAATGAGATGCTTTCCATTGAGACAGCTAAATCTGAGGCTCCTCTGCGTATCGCAACGTCCGAAAGCACGTTTTTGATAGAGGGCTGGGTTCCTTCTGATTCATACAGAGCTCTTGAAGAAGAAGTTACTAGAGCTACTAATGGACGTGCTTTTGTCACGCAGCAGGAAATTGAGCACAAAGATGAGCCAAACATACCTGTTGAATATGATAATCCTAAGATTGTCAGACCTCTTGAAGAGATAATGAATCTCTACGCGCGCCCAAGGTATAAGGAACTGGATCCCACTGCGATAATGTTTTTAAGTTTCCCACTGTTTTATGGAATGATACTTGGTGATATTGGATATGCTCTTATCTTGTTTATCCTTGCTCTCTTGGTCAAAAAGATGGTGAAATCCGATGCTGTGAAACCTATAATGAATATTCTTATATATTGTCAGATATCAACAGCGATCTTTGGTATTCTGTACGGTGAATTCTTAGGTTTCCCTCTTGCCAGCTTGGAAATTCACGAAGGGCTTGAAACAGTTATTGAACCAGGTCTTATCCCAGGTTTTTCAACCATTAATCTGTTTGCATCTCCTTTTGGTGGTGAGATGATCACATACCCTGTGCACAGGACACATCTTGTTATGACACTGATTGTAGCTACTGCTCTTATAGGTCTCATACACATCAACATAGGGTACATTTTGGGATTCATCAACGAGAACAGAAAACATGGATTCTCCGCAGCTTTACTTGAAAAGGGTAGCTGGTTAGTTATCGAAATTGGTATCCTTCTTGGTGCTCTTGGATATGCTAATGTTTTGCCTTCAGTAATGACATACGCAGGGATTATCGTATTCTTGATAGGCTTTGTTATGTTACTAAAAGGCGAAGGTATCAAAGGACCTGTTGAATTACCATCCTTGTTAAGTAATTCTCTCTCTTACACTCGTATAATAGCTGTAGGATTATCGTCTATATACATTGCATCTACTATCAATAACATTGTATTCAAGATGATGTGGCCTGATTCATTCGGGATTATGACAGTATTTGCAATATTAGTGTTTATATTCGGACATGCTTTAAATACTGTCCTGAGTATTATAGCCCCCGGACTGCATGCCCTTAGGTTGCAGTACGTAGAGTTCTTCGGAAAGTTCTATGAGGGTGGCGGAAGAAAGTACAATCCATTTGGATATATAAGAAAATACACGGAGGAACAATAA
- a CDS encoding V-type ATP synthase subunit K, protein MADVATTATVLFDAAGMKAIGAGLAVGLTGIASAIAEKEIGTAAIGAMAENEALFGKGLILTVIPETIVIFGLVVALLIS, encoded by the coding sequence ATGGCAGATGTAGCAACAACAGCAACAGTATTATTTGACGCAGCAGGAATGAAGGCAATAGGTGCAGGACTGGCAGTAGGTTTGACTGGTATAGCATCAGCTATTGCAGAAAAAGAGATTGGTACCGCTGCAATAGGTGCAATGGCAGAAAACGAGGCACTTTTCGGTAAGGGTCTTATCCTGACCGTTATCCCGGAAACTATCGTTATCTTCGGTCTCGTAGTTGCACTGCTGATCAGCTAA
- a CDS encoding V-type ATP synthase subunit E has protein sequence MGLESVVKDIMDTAETDVSKIKAETDSEVLQIIEEAKDNAKRILGESLAKAEDDIKRMRQQEISSANLELKRTLLNARKEILEEVYNRAFETISSLSEAKNEELLNAILTKNEAEGKKIYSNTKSEKLVRGLSSLEYAGNIDCAGGIVIENEEGNIRLDYTYDVILKSVNERSLKQTSDILFG, from the coding sequence ATGGGACTTGAAAGTGTTGTTAAAGATATCATGGATACTGCCGAAACAGATGTGTCCAAGATAAAAGCGGAAACTGATTCTGAAGTTTTGCAGATCATCGAAGAAGCCAAAGACAATGCCAAACGTATACTAGGGGAGAGTCTTGCAAAGGCGGAAGATGATATCAAAAGAATGCGGCAGCAAGAGATCTCCAGTGCGAATCTTGAGCTGAAACGCACTTTGCTCAATGCACGCAAGGAAATACTCGAAGAGGTTTATAATCGTGCTTTTGAGACTATATCTTCATTATCTGAAGCAAAAAATGAAGAATTGCTGAATGCAATTCTTACAAAAAATGAGGCTGAGGGTAAGAAGATATATTCAAACACGAAATCCGAGAAGCTCGTCAGAGGATTATCTTCACTGGAATATGCAGGAAACATCGACTGTGCCGGTGGGATTGTCATCGAGAACGAGGAAGGAAATATTCGTCTGGACTATACCTATGATGTTATCCTTAAAAGCGTGAATGAGCGGTCTTTGAAACAGACATCTGACATCTTATTCGGGTGA
- a CDS encoding V-type ATP synthase subunit C translates to MRLLQRLKRGDDSKLSRPKGHSNYAYTTARVHAMKSKLLPKETYPRLLNMQIDEITRFVGELEYKEDVDELARSYEGVDLIEHALNRNLAVTFTKLLNISEGEVNFLIFQYLQKYDIWNIKTILRGKHCNASAEEILEAIVAAGRLTYTFLSELSAKPTSEDVIASLSQSEYYSILKDYDGKSLSEIENRLDMKYYEDQFRAIGEPKSKDRKLYSEFVRTEIDLKNLTTLFRLKKYGLTSPEMMNLMINGGLKLKLKEIEKMMPLSFEGFVAELANTPYWDDISDCCSPNMDSFVDLEAKLKKLRLKSSVSFSHLYPLSIVMIMDYILGKQNEVNNLRMIIRGKAVGLSDEEIKNQLVI, encoded by the coding sequence ATGCGGCTTTTGCAGAGACTAAAGCGTGGGGACGATAGTAAATTATCACGGCCTAAGGGGCATTCTAACTATGCATATACTACTGCACGTGTACATGCAATGAAGAGCAAGCTGCTTCCTAAAGAAACATATCCTCGGCTCCTAAACATGCAGATTGATGAAATCACCAGGTTTGTTGGAGAACTGGAATACAAAGAGGATGTTGATGAGCTTGCAAGGTCGTATGAGGGTGTTGACCTCATCGAACATGCGCTGAACAGGAATCTGGCTGTTACCTTCACTAAACTTCTAAATATTTCAGAAGGTGAAGTAAACTTCCTTATCTTCCAATATCTTCAGAAATATGACATATGGAATATCAAAACAATTCTTCGTGGGAAACATTGCAATGCTTCTGCAGAAGAAATACTAGAAGCAATTGTTGCAGCAGGCCGCCTTACTTATACTTTCCTGTCGGAATTGTCTGCTAAGCCCACTTCTGAAGATGTTATTGCATCTCTGTCACAAAGCGAATATTATTCGATCCTGAAAGATTACGATGGTAAGAGTTTGTCGGAGATAGAGAATCGTCTTGATATGAAATATTATGAAGATCAGTTCAGGGCTATTGGTGAGCCAAAGTCCAAAGACAGAAAACTCTACAGTGAGTTTGTTAGGACTGAAATTGATTTAAAAAATTTGACCACCTTATTCAGGCTCAAGAAATATGGGCTCACCAGTCCTGAAATGATGAATCTCATGATTAATGGCGGCTTAAAGCTTAAGCTTAAAGAAATAGAGAAAATGATGCCATTGTCGTTTGAAGGGTTCGTCGCTGAACTTGCAAACACTCCTTACTGGGATGATATTTCTGACTGCTGCTCTCCAAACATGGATTCATTCGTGGATTTAGAGGCAAAACTGAAGAAATTGAGATTAAAATCATCAGTAAGTTTCTCTCATCTATATCCGCTCTCCATCGTGATGATCATGGACTATATTCTGGGTAAGCAGAATGAAGTCAATAACCTGCGTATGATTATTCGTGGTAAGGCAGTTGGTCTAAGTGATGAGGAAATAAAGAATCAGTTGGTGATCTGA
- a CDS encoding V-type ATP synthase subunit F yields MELAVVGSSEFVTGFRLAGIKKIFEVNNHVELEPTVKKVLEDRDIGILVLHGDDLSRLPEMLRDTINESVEPTVVTLGGSGQSSNLREKIKQSVGVDLWK; encoded by the coding sequence ATGGAACTTGCAGTGGTAGGTAGCAGCGAGTTTGTCACTGGATTCAGGCTGGCTGGAATAAAGAAGATCTTTGAAGTTAATAACCATGTAGAACTTGAGCCTACTGTGAAAAAGGTGCTTGAGGATAGGGATATCGGAATACTTGTATTGCATGGAGATGACCTGTCCAGACTACCGGAGATGTTGAGGGACACGATCAATGAATCTGTTGAACCGACTGTTGTTACTCTGGGAGGTAGTGGTCAAAGTTCGAACTTAAGGGAAAAGATAAAACAATCGGTAGGTGTAGATCTGTGGAAATAG
- a CDS encoding ATP synthase subunit A, producing MEIEGKIYRVAGPVVTITGIKPKMYEVVKVGHEGLMGEVIRIERDKATVQVYEDTSGIKPGEPVVNTGMSLSVELGPGLLESIYDGIQRPLKVLQEKMGDFIQRGVTANGLDREKIWDFKPTVNKGDKVKGGDVIGLVQETENIEHKIMVPPKVTGTITEIKAGKFTVEETVCVLTDGTELQMMQKWPVRAPRPVSKKLLPKTPLITGQRILDGLFPVAKGGTAAIPGPFGSGKTVTQQQLAKWSDTDIVVYIGCGERGNEMADVLNEFPELQDPKTGRPLMERTVLIANTSNMPVAAREASVYTGITIAEYYRDMGYDVSLMADSTSRWAEAMREISSRLEEMPGEEGYPAYLSARLSEFYERAGYVKSLSGVNGSITVIGAVSPPGGDFSEPVTQNTLRIVKVFWALDAKLAQRRHFPAINWLTSYSLYSNSLAGWFSENVAPDWNALRENAIDLLQRESELQEIVQLVGSDALPEDQQLVLEICRMIREYFLQQNAYHPVDTYCSFDKQYKLLKAISKYSDMATTALTAGAPMKDILALESKDELAKVKFEENFDKALDEVLKKMDSEFAKLGGN from the coding sequence GTGGAAATAGAAGGTAAAATTTATCGTGTGGCCGGACCAGTCGTTACTATTACCGGTATCAAGCCAAAAATGTATGAAGTGGTCAAAGTTGGTCACGAAGGATTGATGGGTGAGGTCATCAGAATAGAACGTGACAAAGCTACAGTCCAGGTATATGAGGACACATCTGGAATCAAGCCAGGTGAACCAGTGGTGAATACAGGTATGTCTCTTTCAGTAGAACTTGGTCCAGGTCTATTGGAGAGTATTTATGATGGTATTCAGAGGCCTTTGAAGGTTCTCCAGGAAAAAATGGGAGATTTTATTCAGAGGGGTGTAACTGCAAACGGACTTGACAGGGAGAAAATATGGGATTTCAAACCCACTGTCAATAAGGGAGATAAGGTAAAGGGTGGAGATGTTATCGGTCTTGTACAAGAAACCGAGAATATCGAGCACAAGATCATGGTTCCTCCAAAGGTTACAGGTACAATAACTGAAATAAAAGCTGGCAAGTTCACTGTGGAAGAAACAGTTTGTGTACTTACAGATGGTACTGAACTGCAGATGATGCAGAAGTGGCCTGTCAGGGCACCAAGGCCAGTAAGTAAGAAACTCTTGCCAAAGACTCCTCTTATCACCGGTCAGAGAATTCTAGACGGACTTTTCCCGGTTGCAAAGGGAGGTACTGCTGCAATTCCAGGACCATTCGGTTCAGGAAAGACAGTTACTCAGCAGCAGCTTGCCAAGTGGAGTGACACCGATATCGTGGTCTACATCGGTTGTGGAGAACGTGGTAACGAGATGGCAGATGTTCTTAATGAGTTTCCTGAACTGCAGGATCCAAAGACTGGCCGTCCACTTATGGAACGTACTGTGCTCATTGCAAATACTTCCAACATGCCGGTAGCTGCTCGTGAGGCATCAGTATACACTGGTATTACTATCGCTGAATACTACCGTGACATGGGATATGATGTTTCCCTTATGGCAGATTCCACTTCAAGATGGGCAGAAGCTATGAGAGAAATTTCTTCAAGGCTTGAAGAGATGCCTGGTGAGGAAGGTTATCCAGCTTATTTGTCAGCAAGATTGTCAGAGTTCTATGAAAGGGCAGGTTACGTAAAATCTCTCTCAGGTGTGAATGGTTCTATTACCGTTATCGGTGCAGTATCACCCCCTGGCGGTGACTTCTCTGAACCTGTTACACAGAACACTCTGCGTATCGTAAAGGTTTTCTGGGCCCTTGATGCGAAGCTTGCGCAGAGAAGGCACTTCCCAGCTATCAACTGGCTTACCAGTTACAGTCTTTACAGCAACTCTCTTGCAGGATGGTTCAGTGAAAACGTCGCTCCAGATTGGAATGCTCTCAGAGAGAATGCAATAGACTTGCTCCAACGTGAATCTGAACTGCAGGAGATCGTGCAGCTTGTAGGTTCCGATGCTTTGCCAGAGGACCAGCAGCTGGTTTTGGAAATATGTCGTATGATCCGTGAATACTTCCTGCAGCAGAATGCATATCACCCCGTGGACACTTACTGTTCATTCGACAAGCAGTACAAGTTGCTAAAAGCCATATCCAAGTACAGTGACATGGCAACAACTGCTCTTACTGCCGGGGCTCCAATGAAAGATATCTTAGCTTTGGAGTCAAAGGATGAATTGGCAAAGGTCAAGTTTGAAGAGAATTTCGACAAAGCACTTGATGAGGTCCTGAAGAAGATGGATTCTGAGTTCGCAAAGCTTGGAGGCAATTAA
- a CDS encoding ATP synthase subunit B yields the protein MTKEYKTIVEISGPLIFLEKTEPVGYGELVNINLPDGSTKRGQVLDTSADIVAVQVFEGTGGLNEESGVVFTGETIKLPVSKDMLGRILSGSGEPLDGGPRIVPEDRIDVNGASMNPYSRMPPEEFIQTGISTIDGTNTLVRGQKLPIFSGSGLPHNEIALQIARQAKVPGSEEPFAVVFAAMGITNEEAQYFMEDFEKTGALERAVVFLNLADDPAVERLITPRMALTAAEYLAYEHDMHVLVILTDITNYCEALRQMGAAREEVPGRRGYPGYMYTDLASLYERAGVIKGRKGSVTQFSILTMPGDDITHPIPDLSGYITEGQIVVSRELHRKGIYPPINVLPSLSRLMNSGIGAGKTRDDHKAVSDQMYAGYAEGRDLRGLVAIVGKEALSERDQKILEFADLFEDRFVRQGRNEDRSIEDTLSVGWSILSELPEALLTRIDNKFIDKYHPAHKKSN from the coding sequence ATGACCAAGGAATACAAGACTATAGTAGAAATATCAGGCCCTCTTATATTCCTCGAGAAGACCGAACCAGTAGGTTACGGTGAACTTGTGAATATCAATCTGCCAGATGGCAGCACAAAGAGAGGCCAGGTGCTTGACACATCAGCTGATATAGTAGCTGTGCAGGTGTTCGAGGGTACTGGCGGACTCAACGAGGAATCAGGAGTAGTGTTTACCGGCGAGACCATTAAGTTACCAGTTTCAAAGGACATGCTGGGTCGTATCCTTTCAGGATCCGGTGAACCTCTGGATGGTGGACCCCGTATAGTTCCTGAAGACAGGATCGATGTGAATGGTGCATCAATGAACCCTTATTCAAGGATGCCGCCAGAGGAGTTCATCCAGACGGGTATCTCCACAATCGATGGAACCAACACACTCGTAAGAGGCCAGAAGTTGCCAATTTTCTCAGGTTCAGGTCTTCCACATAACGAGATCGCCCTACAGATCGCAAGGCAGGCAAAAGTCCCTGGTTCTGAAGAACCTTTCGCAGTAGTATTTGCTGCAATGGGTATTACCAATGAAGAAGCACAGTACTTCATGGAAGACTTCGAGAAGACCGGTGCTCTTGAAAGGGCAGTGGTGTTCCTTAACCTTGCAGATGACCCAGCAGTTGAGCGTCTGATCACTCCAAGAATGGCTCTTACAGCAGCTGAGTATCTTGCATACGAGCATGATATGCACGTGCTTGTTATCCTTACAGATATCACCAACTATTGTGAGGCACTGCGTCAGATGGGTGCAGCTCGTGAAGAAGTTCCAGGCCGTAGAGGTTATCCAGGTTACATGTACACTGACCTCGCATCCCTGTATGAACGTGCAGGTGTCATCAAAGGCAGAAAAGGATCTGTGACACAGTTCTCCATTCTTACGATGCCTGGTGACGATATCACCCACCCGATCCCGGATCTTTCTGGTTACATTACCGAAGGACAGATCGTGGTTTCAAGGGAACTGCACAGAAAAGGTATTTATCCCCCTATCAACGTTCTGCCATCACTGTCCCGTCTTATGAACTCCGGTATCGGTGCAGGTAAGACGAGAGATGATCACAAAGCAGTCTCCGACCAGATGTATGCAGGATATGCTGAAGGTCGTGACCTCAGAGGCTTGGTGGCTATCGTAGGTAAGGAAGCACTGTCTGAAAGGGATCAGAAGATTCTTGAATTTGCAGATTTGTTCGAGGACAGGTTTGTGCGTCAGGGAAGGAACGAGGACAGATCCATTGAGGATACATTGAGCGTTGGATGGTCTATTCTCTCAGAACTTCCGGAAGCACTGCTTACAAGGATAGACAACAAGTTCATAGACAAGTACCACCCTGCTCATAAGAAGAGCAACTAA
- a CDS encoding V-type ATP synthase subunit D, whose protein sequence is MGAKDVKPTRSELIELKKKIKLSQSGHKLLKMKRDGLILEFFEILSKAKDVRSELDKAYEVANKKIGLANAVDGIITVKSTAFALENIPQIELESRNIMGVVVPKIESSSVRKSIEERGYGILGTSSYTDEAADAYEKLVENIIVAAEIETTMKKLLDDIEKTKRRVNALEFKVIPEMQEAMDFIRLRLEEMERENTFRLKKIKG, encoded by the coding sequence ATGGGCGCAAAGGATGTTAAACCAACACGATCTGAGCTTATAGAGCTCAAGAAGAAGATCAAGCTCTCCCAAAGTGGGCACAAGCTGCTCAAAATGAAAAGAGATGGATTGATCCTTGAGTTCTTCGAGATCCTTAGCAAAGCAAAGGATGTTAGGTCCGAGCTGGACAAAGCCTATGAAGTGGCTAATAAGAAGATAGGTCTCGCAAATGCTGTTGACGGTATCATTACCGTCAAATCCACAGCTTTCGCCCTGGAGAACATTCCCCAGATCGAACTTGAAAGCCGGAACATAATGGGTGTCGTGGTCCCCAAGATCGAATCCTCCAGTGTACGCAAATCCATAGAAGAACGTGGCTATGGTATATTGGGAACTAGTTCCTACACCGATGAAGCTGCAGATGCCTATGAGAAGCTGGTGGAGAATATCATTGTGGCAGCAGAGATTGAGACTACTATGAAGAAGCTGCTCGATGATATCGAAAAGACCAAGCGCCGTGTCAATGCTCTTGAGTTTAAGGTCATACCTGAAATGCAGGAAGCTATGGACTTCATCAGGCTTCGTCTAGAAGAGATGGAAAGAGAGAATACGTTCAGACTCAAGAAGATCAAAGGATAA
- the bcp gene encoding thioredoxin-dependent thiol peroxidase, which produces MPGNSLSQGKQAPLFCLQDQNNKEMCLKDLRGKWIVLYFYPRDNTAGCPREAQDFSVLKTEFEEDEAIIMGISKDSIASHQKFIEKRELRITLLSDTERFVHNMYNVWRLKKFMGRESMGTVRTTFLIDPKGIIVNIWDNVKTKDHAQIVLDKLRSMRK; this is translated from the coding sequence ATGCCCGGAAACTCACTTTCACAAGGAAAGCAAGCACCTTTGTTCTGTCTACAAGATCAGAATAATAAAGAGATGTGTTTGAAAGACCTGAGGGGTAAATGGATAGTATTGTATTTTTATCCCAGAGACAATACTGCCGGATGTCCAAGGGAAGCACAGGATTTCTCTGTCCTTAAAACGGAATTTGAAGAAGATGAGGCAATAATAATGGGTATAAGTAAGGATAGCATTGCATCTCATCAGAAATTCATTGAGAAAAGAGAACTGCGGATCACCCTCCTCTCTGACACTGAGAGATTTGTACATAATATGTACAATGTATGGCGCCTGAAAAAATTCATGGGTAGGGAATCTATGGGCACTGTAAGAACAACATTCCTCATTGATCCAAAAGGTATCATTGTGAATATTTGGGATAATGTAAAAACAAAGGACCATGCACAAATAGTGTTAGATAAATTAAGATCAATGAGAAAATAA